Proteins from a single region of Megachile rotundata isolate GNS110a chromosome 7, iyMegRotu1, whole genome shotgun sequence:
- the LOC100883870 gene encoding centrosomal protein of 104 kDa isoform X2, whose amino-acid sequence MPRKIGFNVVYATSEEDRHSSLELNIHGPTVRGWQSSRRCTYPQELILRLHGPTKLTRIQVLAHQYLIPEKLEIWTSKEENASVTTEFSYLGYITLSDNASTMYKSRELKSVALPETEAVSLKLRLHKPHSNAHNVYQQVGLIAINILGEPYGQELTGQGDAPYNPHYTSPYDDLAFEMYVDRDVAKIIRQMEAKKLQAVEEERFEYASKLKVAMENLRKAGERLGKYELEKKYAIALEDYDKAKAKKAQAQQYRQQVYQSLEVQDLLELHGPLEKNNMSSMEGKEPISVDTCSSNATAAPEDITSPPRLVIPPNRDGAISPTGPAHQPPVSPLHQKPNSPEVTDSPTNGVIERQNNCNKGSLRRKTKSAGPALRSSYEAYEERTIPALRHSHTNEFTRECHMDNSETKAISKLNDREKKQAALPIAVFGMEMVEKFYSKQFTDKEEGLMQLKEELKTFDPEVSKHSANKTARAAILLLHRALRDKVFSVYSLAAQLIRIFFAEFATDRVSSTEIARSVERLLPELLTKSGDTTPRIHNMAVHTILSMADCKCVRELHIIPVHLTRPVSSSTHQRLALSRLEMVEQLILNHGISTDKQSGLTCRTLSELGSSGLHHPAEAVRKVSERILVLVYKVNPRLVRKQLPPDDDITRRNLLYRQLFHEFDLIDLQRKKEAEASHKTTTPTRTKSTENNVANLTKSPSRTSPVVSTGSSTSITSPSENSTEHKGDKICIFCLSKGQGYSEEGLNIHYWKSCPMLTKCEACKQVVEISYLNLHLLNECDMRSNYVKCDTCKLAINEHSFEEHRKDNKCTKPIEGYDRCPLCSTLVNQNKWKEHLMGDHPCTNNPRNKLGKTCSKSPSNSQNLAGKMTSPTSRDY is encoded by the exons ATGCCACGAAAAATCGGATTCAACGTCGTGTACGCAACCA GCGAGGAGGACAGGCACTCTTCGTTGGAGCTAAACATACATGGACCGACGGTAAGGGGTTGGCAAAGTTCGCGAAGATGTACATATCCTCAAGAACTCATTCTTCGTCTTCACGGGCCGACGAAGCTCACAAGGATACAAGTCTTAGCTCATCAATATCTAATTC CCGAGAAGCTAGAAATTTGGACGTCGAAGGAGGAAAATGCGTCCGTCACGACGGAGTTCAGTTATTTGGGTTACATCACGTTGTCGGACAATGCCTCGACCATGTACAAAAGCAGAGAGTTGAAAAGCGTCGCCCTTCCGGAGACAGAAGCTGTCTCGTTGAAATTGAGACTGCACAAACCGCACAGTAACGCGCACAATGTTTATCAACAG GTCGGTCTTATCGCTATCAATATTCTTGGTGAACCTTATGGACAAGAGCTGACTGGTCAAGGGGATGCACCGTACAATCCCCATTACACGTCTCCATATGACGACCTGGCATTCGAGATGTACGTTGATCGTGACGTCGCGAAGATCATAAGGCAGATGGAGGCGAAGAAACTGCAGGCTGTGGAAG AGGAGAGGTTCGAGTACGCTTCCAAGTTGAAGGTGGCGATGGAGAATCTCAGGAAAGCGGGTGAACGTCTCGGAAAGTATGAATTGGAGAAAAAATATGCTATAGCTCTGGAAGATTACGATAAGGCCAAGGCGAAGAAGGCTCAAGCGCAACAATATAGGCAGCAGGTGTACCAAAGCTTGGAGGTGCAAGATCTACTTGAACTTCACGGG CCACTGGAGAAAAATAATATGTCATCCATGGAAGGAAAGGAACCCATCTCGGTGGACACGTGTAGCTCCAACGCGACGGCTGCTCCTGAAGATATCACATCTCCCCCGAGATTGGTGATCCCTCCGAACCGCGATGGAGCTATATCGCCAACAGGTCCTGCACATCAACCACCTGTTTCGCCTTTGCATCAGAAACCAAATAGTCCTG AAGTGACCGATAGCCCCACGAACGGTGTCATAGAAAGGCAGAATAACTGCAACAAAGGATCTCTTAGAAGGAAAACGAAATCCGCAGGACCGGCGCTTCGATCCAGTTACGAGGCTTACGAGGAGAGGACGATACCCGCTTTGAGAca CTCGCACACGAACGAGTTTACCAGAGAGTGTCACATGGATAATTCGGAAACGAAGGCGATATCGAAACTGAACGACAGGGAGAAGAAGCAAGCTGCCTTACCTATAGCCGTTTTTGGAATGGAAATG GTGGAGAAATTCTACTCGAAACAGTTCACGGACAAGGAGGAAGGTTTGATGCAGTTGAAGGAAGAGTTGAAGACGTTCGATCCGGAAGTCTCGAAGCACTCCGCGAATAAAACGGCGagagcagccattttgttgtTGCACAGAGCTCTCAGAGACAAAGTTTTCAGTGTCTACAGCCTGGCAGCGCAGTTGATCAGGATTTTCTTCGCGGAATTCGCGACGGATAG AGTATCGTCAACGGAAATTGCGAGGAGCGTAGAAAGATTACTACCGGAATTATTAACAAAGTCAGGCGATACCACCCCGAGAATTCATAATATGGCAGTGCACACGATACTGAGTATGGCGGATTGTAAATGCGTGAGAGAGTTGCACATCATACCGGTGCATCTGACACGACCCGTTAGCAGTAGTACGCATCAAAGACTGGCCCTCAGTAGGCTAGAAATGGTGGAGCAATTAATTTTGAACCACGGGATTTCTACTGATAAACAAAG TGGACTCACGTGTCGAACGTTGTCAGAGCTGGGTTCTTCGGGGTTGCACCATCCAGCGGAAGCGGTGAGGAAAGTTTCAGAAAGGATTTTAGTACTTGTGTACAAAGTGAACCCTAGGTTGGTTCGCAAGCAGCTACCTCCTGACGACGATATTACTAGGAGGAACTTATTATACCGTCAATTGTTTCATGAATTCGATCTCATTGATCTGCAG AGGAAAAAGGAAGCGGAAGCCAGTCACAAAACAACGACACCTACACGGACAAAATCGACGGAAAATAATGTAGCGAACTTGACGAAATCTCCTTCGCGAACTAGTCCTGTCGTTAGCACCGGAAGTTCAACAAGTATAACATCTCCGTCCGAGAATAGTACAGAGCACAAGGGTGATAA AATATGCATATTCTGTCTCTCCAAGGGGCAAGGATATTCCGAGGAGGgattaaatattcattattgGAAAAGTTGTCCGATGCTAACGAAGTGCGAGGCGTGCAAGCAAGTGGTAGAAATTTCGTATTTGAATTTACACTTATTAA ACGAATGTGATATGCGAAGCAATTACGTCAAATGTGACACGTGCAAACTAGCGATTAACGAGCATTCCTTCGAGGAGCATAGGAAAGACAACAAGTGTACAA AACCCATCGAGGGCTACGACCGCTGTCCACTCTGTTCGACTCTTGTAAATCAGAACAAATGGAAGGAACATCTCATGGGTGATCATCCTTGTACGAACAATCCACGAAACAAACTAGGAAAAACCT GTTCGAAGTCTCCatccaattctcaaaatcttgCCGGGAAAATGACCTCACCAACCAGTAGGGATTATTAG
- the LOC100883870 gene encoding centrosomal protein of 104 kDa isoform X1 produces MPRKIGFNVVYATSEEDRHSSLELNIHGPTVRGWQSSRRCTYPQELILRLHGPTKLTRIQVLAHQYLIPEKLEIWTSKEENASVTTEFSYLGYITLSDNASTMYKSRELKSVALPETEAVSLKLRLHKPHSNAHNVYQQVGLIAINILGEPYGQELTGQGDAPYNPHYTSPYDDLAFEMYVDRDVAKIIRQMEAKKLQAVEEERFEYASKLKVAMENLRKAGERLGKYELEKKYAIALEDYDKAKAKKAQAQQYRQQVYQSLEVQDLLELHGPLEKNNMSSMEGKEPISVDTCSSNATAAPEDITSPPRLVIPPNRDGAISPTGPAHQPPVSPLHQKPNSPEVTDSPTNGVIERQNNCNKGSLRRKTKSAGPALRSSYEAYEERTIPALRHSHTNEFTRECHMDNSETKAISKLNDREKKQAALPIAVFGMEMVEKFYSKQFTDKEEGLMQLKEELKTFDPEVSKHSANKTARAAILLLHRALRDKVFSVYSLAAQLIRIFFAEFATDRVSSTEIARSVERLLPELLTKSGDTTPRIHNMAVHTILSMADCKCVRELHIIPVHLTRPVSSSTHQRLALSRLEMVEQLILNHGISTDKQRYCNCCSGLTCRTLSELGSSGLHHPAEAVRKVSERILVLVYKVNPRLVRKQLPPDDDITRRNLLYRQLFHEFDLIDLQRKKEAEASHKTTTPTRTKSTENNVANLTKSPSRTSPVVSTGSSTSITSPSENSTEHKGDKICIFCLSKGQGYSEEGLNIHYWKSCPMLTKCEACKQVVEISYLNLHLLNECDMRSNYVKCDTCKLAINEHSFEEHRKDNKCTKPIEGYDRCPLCSTLVNQNKWKEHLMGDHPCTNNPRNKLGKTCSKSPSNSQNLAGKMTSPTSRDY; encoded by the exons ATGCCACGAAAAATCGGATTCAACGTCGTGTACGCAACCA GCGAGGAGGACAGGCACTCTTCGTTGGAGCTAAACATACATGGACCGACGGTAAGGGGTTGGCAAAGTTCGCGAAGATGTACATATCCTCAAGAACTCATTCTTCGTCTTCACGGGCCGACGAAGCTCACAAGGATACAAGTCTTAGCTCATCAATATCTAATTC CCGAGAAGCTAGAAATTTGGACGTCGAAGGAGGAAAATGCGTCCGTCACGACGGAGTTCAGTTATTTGGGTTACATCACGTTGTCGGACAATGCCTCGACCATGTACAAAAGCAGAGAGTTGAAAAGCGTCGCCCTTCCGGAGACAGAAGCTGTCTCGTTGAAATTGAGACTGCACAAACCGCACAGTAACGCGCACAATGTTTATCAACAG GTCGGTCTTATCGCTATCAATATTCTTGGTGAACCTTATGGACAAGAGCTGACTGGTCAAGGGGATGCACCGTACAATCCCCATTACACGTCTCCATATGACGACCTGGCATTCGAGATGTACGTTGATCGTGACGTCGCGAAGATCATAAGGCAGATGGAGGCGAAGAAACTGCAGGCTGTGGAAG AGGAGAGGTTCGAGTACGCTTCCAAGTTGAAGGTGGCGATGGAGAATCTCAGGAAAGCGGGTGAACGTCTCGGAAAGTATGAATTGGAGAAAAAATATGCTATAGCTCTGGAAGATTACGATAAGGCCAAGGCGAAGAAGGCTCAAGCGCAACAATATAGGCAGCAGGTGTACCAAAGCTTGGAGGTGCAAGATCTACTTGAACTTCACGGG CCACTGGAGAAAAATAATATGTCATCCATGGAAGGAAAGGAACCCATCTCGGTGGACACGTGTAGCTCCAACGCGACGGCTGCTCCTGAAGATATCACATCTCCCCCGAGATTGGTGATCCCTCCGAACCGCGATGGAGCTATATCGCCAACAGGTCCTGCACATCAACCACCTGTTTCGCCTTTGCATCAGAAACCAAATAGTCCTG AAGTGACCGATAGCCCCACGAACGGTGTCATAGAAAGGCAGAATAACTGCAACAAAGGATCTCTTAGAAGGAAAACGAAATCCGCAGGACCGGCGCTTCGATCCAGTTACGAGGCTTACGAGGAGAGGACGATACCCGCTTTGAGAca CTCGCACACGAACGAGTTTACCAGAGAGTGTCACATGGATAATTCGGAAACGAAGGCGATATCGAAACTGAACGACAGGGAGAAGAAGCAAGCTGCCTTACCTATAGCCGTTTTTGGAATGGAAATG GTGGAGAAATTCTACTCGAAACAGTTCACGGACAAGGAGGAAGGTTTGATGCAGTTGAAGGAAGAGTTGAAGACGTTCGATCCGGAAGTCTCGAAGCACTCCGCGAATAAAACGGCGagagcagccattttgttgtTGCACAGAGCTCTCAGAGACAAAGTTTTCAGTGTCTACAGCCTGGCAGCGCAGTTGATCAGGATTTTCTTCGCGGAATTCGCGACGGATAG AGTATCGTCAACGGAAATTGCGAGGAGCGTAGAAAGATTACTACCGGAATTATTAACAAAGTCAGGCGATACCACCCCGAGAATTCATAATATGGCAGTGCACACGATACTGAGTATGGCGGATTGTAAATGCGTGAGAGAGTTGCACATCATACCGGTGCATCTGACACGACCCGTTAGCAGTAGTACGCATCAAAGACTGGCCCTCAGTAGGCTAGAAATGGTGGAGCAATTAATTTTGAACCACGGGATTTCTACTGATAAACAAAG GTACTGTAATTGTTGTAGTGGACTCACGTGTCGAACGTTGTCAGAGCTGGGTTCTTCGGGGTTGCACCATCCAGCGGAAGCGGTGAGGAAAGTTTCAGAAAGGATTTTAGTACTTGTGTACAAAGTGAACCCTAGGTTGGTTCGCAAGCAGCTACCTCCTGACGACGATATTACTAGGAGGAACTTATTATACCGTCAATTGTTTCATGAATTCGATCTCATTGATCTGCAG AGGAAAAAGGAAGCGGAAGCCAGTCACAAAACAACGACACCTACACGGACAAAATCGACGGAAAATAATGTAGCGAACTTGACGAAATCTCCTTCGCGAACTAGTCCTGTCGTTAGCACCGGAAGTTCAACAAGTATAACATCTCCGTCCGAGAATAGTACAGAGCACAAGGGTGATAA AATATGCATATTCTGTCTCTCCAAGGGGCAAGGATATTCCGAGGAGGgattaaatattcattattgGAAAAGTTGTCCGATGCTAACGAAGTGCGAGGCGTGCAAGCAAGTGGTAGAAATTTCGTATTTGAATTTACACTTATTAA ACGAATGTGATATGCGAAGCAATTACGTCAAATGTGACACGTGCAAACTAGCGATTAACGAGCATTCCTTCGAGGAGCATAGGAAAGACAACAAGTGTACAA AACCCATCGAGGGCTACGACCGCTGTCCACTCTGTTCGACTCTTGTAAATCAGAACAAATGGAAGGAACATCTCATGGGTGATCATCCTTGTACGAACAATCCACGAAACAAACTAGGAAAAACCT GTTCGAAGTCTCCatccaattctcaaaatcttgCCGGGAAAATGACCTCACCAACCAGTAGGGATTATTAG
- the LOC100883870 gene encoding centrosomal protein of 104 kDa isoform X3: MYKSRELKSVALPETEAVSLKLRLHKPHSNAHNVYQQVGLIAINILGEPYGQELTGQGDAPYNPHYTSPYDDLAFEMYVDRDVAKIIRQMEAKKLQAVEEERFEYASKLKVAMENLRKAGERLGKYELEKKYAIALEDYDKAKAKKAQAQQYRQQVYQSLEVQDLLELHGPLEKNNMSSMEGKEPISVDTCSSNATAAPEDITSPPRLVIPPNRDGAISPTGPAHQPPVSPLHQKPNSPEVTDSPTNGVIERQNNCNKGSLRRKTKSAGPALRSSYEAYEERTIPALRHSHTNEFTRECHMDNSETKAISKLNDREKKQAALPIAVFGMEMVEKFYSKQFTDKEEGLMQLKEELKTFDPEVSKHSANKTARAAILLLHRALRDKVFSVYSLAAQLIRIFFAEFATDRVSSTEIARSVERLLPELLTKSGDTTPRIHNMAVHTILSMADCKCVRELHIIPVHLTRPVSSSTHQRLALSRLEMVEQLILNHGISTDKQRYCNCCSGLTCRTLSELGSSGLHHPAEAVRKVSERILVLVYKVNPRLVRKQLPPDDDITRRNLLYRQLFHEFDLIDLQRKKEAEASHKTTTPTRTKSTENNVANLTKSPSRTSPVVSTGSSTSITSPSENSTEHKGDKICIFCLSKGQGYSEEGLNIHYWKSCPMLTKCEACKQVVEISYLNLHLLNECDMRSNYVKCDTCKLAINEHSFEEHRKDNKCTKPIEGYDRCPLCSTLVNQNKWKEHLMGDHPCTNNPRNKLGKTCSKSPSNSQNLAGKMTSPTSRDY, from the exons ATGTACAAAAGCAGAGAGTTGAAAAGCGTCGCCCTTCCGGAGACAGAAGCTGTCTCGTTGAAATTGAGACTGCACAAACCGCACAGTAACGCGCACAATGTTTATCAACAG GTCGGTCTTATCGCTATCAATATTCTTGGTGAACCTTATGGACAAGAGCTGACTGGTCAAGGGGATGCACCGTACAATCCCCATTACACGTCTCCATATGACGACCTGGCATTCGAGATGTACGTTGATCGTGACGTCGCGAAGATCATAAGGCAGATGGAGGCGAAGAAACTGCAGGCTGTGGAAG AGGAGAGGTTCGAGTACGCTTCCAAGTTGAAGGTGGCGATGGAGAATCTCAGGAAAGCGGGTGAACGTCTCGGAAAGTATGAATTGGAGAAAAAATATGCTATAGCTCTGGAAGATTACGATAAGGCCAAGGCGAAGAAGGCTCAAGCGCAACAATATAGGCAGCAGGTGTACCAAAGCTTGGAGGTGCAAGATCTACTTGAACTTCACGGG CCACTGGAGAAAAATAATATGTCATCCATGGAAGGAAAGGAACCCATCTCGGTGGACACGTGTAGCTCCAACGCGACGGCTGCTCCTGAAGATATCACATCTCCCCCGAGATTGGTGATCCCTCCGAACCGCGATGGAGCTATATCGCCAACAGGTCCTGCACATCAACCACCTGTTTCGCCTTTGCATCAGAAACCAAATAGTCCTG AAGTGACCGATAGCCCCACGAACGGTGTCATAGAAAGGCAGAATAACTGCAACAAAGGATCTCTTAGAAGGAAAACGAAATCCGCAGGACCGGCGCTTCGATCCAGTTACGAGGCTTACGAGGAGAGGACGATACCCGCTTTGAGAca CTCGCACACGAACGAGTTTACCAGAGAGTGTCACATGGATAATTCGGAAACGAAGGCGATATCGAAACTGAACGACAGGGAGAAGAAGCAAGCTGCCTTACCTATAGCCGTTTTTGGAATGGAAATG GTGGAGAAATTCTACTCGAAACAGTTCACGGACAAGGAGGAAGGTTTGATGCAGTTGAAGGAAGAGTTGAAGACGTTCGATCCGGAAGTCTCGAAGCACTCCGCGAATAAAACGGCGagagcagccattttgttgtTGCACAGAGCTCTCAGAGACAAAGTTTTCAGTGTCTACAGCCTGGCAGCGCAGTTGATCAGGATTTTCTTCGCGGAATTCGCGACGGATAG AGTATCGTCAACGGAAATTGCGAGGAGCGTAGAAAGATTACTACCGGAATTATTAACAAAGTCAGGCGATACCACCCCGAGAATTCATAATATGGCAGTGCACACGATACTGAGTATGGCGGATTGTAAATGCGTGAGAGAGTTGCACATCATACCGGTGCATCTGACACGACCCGTTAGCAGTAGTACGCATCAAAGACTGGCCCTCAGTAGGCTAGAAATGGTGGAGCAATTAATTTTGAACCACGGGATTTCTACTGATAAACAAAG GTACTGTAATTGTTGTAGTGGACTCACGTGTCGAACGTTGTCAGAGCTGGGTTCTTCGGGGTTGCACCATCCAGCGGAAGCGGTGAGGAAAGTTTCAGAAAGGATTTTAGTACTTGTGTACAAAGTGAACCCTAGGTTGGTTCGCAAGCAGCTACCTCCTGACGACGATATTACTAGGAGGAACTTATTATACCGTCAATTGTTTCATGAATTCGATCTCATTGATCTGCAG AGGAAAAAGGAAGCGGAAGCCAGTCACAAAACAACGACACCTACACGGACAAAATCGACGGAAAATAATGTAGCGAACTTGACGAAATCTCCTTCGCGAACTAGTCCTGTCGTTAGCACCGGAAGTTCAACAAGTATAACATCTCCGTCCGAGAATAGTACAGAGCACAAGGGTGATAA AATATGCATATTCTGTCTCTCCAAGGGGCAAGGATATTCCGAGGAGGgattaaatattcattattgGAAAAGTTGTCCGATGCTAACGAAGTGCGAGGCGTGCAAGCAAGTGGTAGAAATTTCGTATTTGAATTTACACTTATTAA ACGAATGTGATATGCGAAGCAATTACGTCAAATGTGACACGTGCAAACTAGCGATTAACGAGCATTCCTTCGAGGAGCATAGGAAAGACAACAAGTGTACAA AACCCATCGAGGGCTACGACCGCTGTCCACTCTGTTCGACTCTTGTAAATCAGAACAAATGGAAGGAACATCTCATGGGTGATCATCCTTGTACGAACAATCCACGAAACAAACTAGGAAAAACCT GTTCGAAGTCTCCatccaattctcaaaatcttgCCGGGAAAATGACCTCACCAACCAGTAGGGATTATTAG
- the Dpm1 gene encoding dolichyl-phosphate mannosyltransferase subunit 1 isoform X2, with protein MSSCRVNLNVKNGTLDMAKQLQNVYGENRIVLRPREKKLGLGTAYMHGIKHATGNFIVIMDADLSHHPKFIPKMIEQQRYLDLDIVTGTRYAQGGGVYGWDFKRKLISRGANFLTQILLRPGVSDLTGSFRLYKKDVLEKLIQSCVSKGYVFQMEMIVRARQLKYTIGEVPITFVDRVYGESKLGGSEIVQFAKGLLYLFATT; from the exons ATGAGCTCCTGTAGGGtgaatttaaatgttaaaa ATGGAACATTGGATATGGCTAAGCAGCTGCAGAATGTGTACGGAGAGAACAGGATAGTTTTGAGACCGAGGGAAAAGAAGCTTGGATTAGGGACTGCTTACATGCACGGGATTAAACATGCTACAGGAAACTTCATCGTTATCATGGATGCAGATTTATCTCATCAT CCTAAATTTATACCTAAAATGATAGAGCAGCAGAGGTATCTTGATTTAGATATTGTTACTGGTACCAGATACGCGCAAGGAGGAGGAGTTTATGGATGGGATTTCAAAAGGAAATTAATCAGTAGAGGAGCTAACTTCTTGACTCAAATCTTGCTGAGACCAGGTGTTAGCGATCTGACAGGAAGCTTCAG GTTATACAAGAAGGATGTGTTGGAGAAACTCATTCAATCCTGTGTCTCGAAAGGATACGTCTTCCAAATGGAAATGATAGTTAGAGCTAGGCAATTGAAGTACACCATAGGAGAAGTTCCCATCACGTTCGTTGATCGAGTGTATGGAGAATCAAAGTTGGGGGGTTCAGAAATTGTCCAGTTTGCAAAGGGCCTCCTATATCTTTTCGCTACTACATAA
- the Dpm1 gene encoding dolichyl-phosphate mannosyltransferase subunit 1 isoform X1: MVEREQTKKDIKELSKNDKYSILLPTYNEVENLPIIIWLITKYMDESKLDYEIIVIDDGSPDGTLDMAKQLQNVYGENRIVLRPREKKLGLGTAYMHGIKHATGNFIVIMDADLSHHPKFIPKMIEQQRYLDLDIVTGTRYAQGGGVYGWDFKRKLISRGANFLTQILLRPGVSDLTGSFRLYKKDVLEKLIQSCVSKGYVFQMEMIVRARQLKYTIGEVPITFVDRVYGESKLGGSEIVQFAKGLLYLFATT, encoded by the exons ATGGTCGAAAGGGAACAAACGAAAAAGGACATAAAGGAGTTGTCCAAAAATGACAAGTACTCAATTTTACTTCCCACTTATAACGAGGTGGAAAATTTGCCGATAATAATCTGGCTCATCACCAAGTACATGGACGAGAG CAAACTTGATTATGAGATAATCGTGATAGACGATGGTTCTCCAGATGGAACATTGGATATGGCTAAGCAGCTGCAGAATGTGTACGGAGAGAACAGGATAGTTTTGAGACCGAGGGAAAAGAAGCTTGGATTAGGGACTGCTTACATGCACGGGATTAAACATGCTACAGGAAACTTCATCGTTATCATGGATGCAGATTTATCTCATCAT CCTAAATTTATACCTAAAATGATAGAGCAGCAGAGGTATCTTGATTTAGATATTGTTACTGGTACCAGATACGCGCAAGGAGGAGGAGTTTATGGATGGGATTTCAAAAGGAAATTAATCAGTAGAGGAGCTAACTTCTTGACTCAAATCTTGCTGAGACCAGGTGTTAGCGATCTGACAGGAAGCTTCAG GTTATACAAGAAGGATGTGTTGGAGAAACTCATTCAATCCTGTGTCTCGAAAGGATACGTCTTCCAAATGGAAATGATAGTTAGAGCTAGGCAATTGAAGTACACCATAGGAGAAGTTCCCATCACGTTCGTTGATCGAGTGTATGGAGAATCAAAGTTGGGGGGTTCAGAAATTGTCCAGTTTGCAAAGGGCCTCCTATATCTTTTCGCTACTACATAA